The following coding sequences lie in one Corticium candelabrum chromosome 10, ooCorCand1.1, whole genome shotgun sequence genomic window:
- the LOC134185588 gene encoding A disintegrin and metalloproteinase with thrombospondin motifs 1-like — translation MWKLSAVFVAIILSNVGGYKFDALTVGELALNLVHSEFRSNGLLRLTYSINNTDNSLVLELRRNEMTLPAGLVSQRRTTDGVKRQLLSDEVSCLFTGTAIWDERRKARAALDVCNGMNGYGYIFSDQSRYVVRPVDENRSGLGSSFAVGRRVRRSTATGDVDLDDGGDVRRSSSTDMTNLAEGKRVRVEVVLVADNDVLHFYGYKTESYLLSLMNTVSTLFKDGSLVDTVDISLSELIILEENDVDLAVTANGHMSLKNFCKWQMSATKETATRGHHHISVLLTRKDICEQDGQDCHVLGLANFQGACSETRNCAIVQDTGLQTVVSLAHEIGHLLGMKHDGDGNGCLTDSHSYIMAAKLGEPNGLHSKWSDCSREYLTAFLESESASCLKKVSQLSTNHVGHQQKDAGKLPGEVFTREEQCEIMHSRGAKPCHYSGNTTCGVIWCSTPTKQRCITYGVKWAEGTSCGSEKWCMNGQCVSKTNKKLPPVNGSWSGWSEFGSCSRTCGGGVRSAHRKCDNPSPRNGGKYCQGERHLYKSCSLEACPRGSLSFREAQCAQFNNKAVRVGGRLLLTTWKPKHVTKKGQECRLLCYNNDISVLVEMTPVVKDGTHCGEKDKGICIRGICVRTGCNHILGSNKDYDQCGVCGGDGSSCDVVSGTYKAKNRGFNTVVEVPKGAVNIQVDQPSFSYRDGTYLALQNSKGSYYFNNFYIVTQARTYQAAGTVVKYSGASSSPEQIVAKGPLDDQLLVKVLNLRANPPVVHFSYAVPKASYRIQNNTSAWQGDAPLQQQYVWVYERKWSTCSKQCEGVQFRRVTCKGAQTNEVVSNLLCNGIRKPTEHSRQCNTECPTSWVVRTKSRCSVSCGGGISTRLVFCVQMIGTPEEKRVSDSKCSKPRPSDVIQCHTNPCPAWKASDWNECSNRCGHGMQQRTVKCTSADSDVSVSGCNPRQKPVSVRSCSDLTCPVWVVQNWTTCSHSCGGGLQSGSIVCRSQGGQDILPVFCQHIRKPQSSRSCNEHNCSQWRASSWSQCSKKCGSGIKTRTVNCMYNNRNVDSLLCASLSKPLQSMSCVSSNECGQWRVGQWRQCPGRCVRGVQTRLIWCQDRQGKRLPFAGCNRNTQPSVVRSCRAMCPVWQSFSWSQCTVSCGGGLQRRSVRCIDDVSGQVLHTSACSQTIKPSVVQQCGVSSCHAWHASDWQTCSCDGVQSRDVVCTDAGGERVDDSECSDLERPASDQSCIIDQAVCSNSHWLKTNWSDCSVDCGRGERQRDVYCVDSRGNRVADTECRGRRPRDRRTCIVKYGCGQWVTGKWDKCPTNCGPRVRQRSIKCVARDGSLATTCDPSSKPTDSRPCRQKC, via the exons ATGTGGAAGTTGAGTGCGGTTTTCGTCGCTATTATTCTCTCTAACGTCGGTGGTTATAAATTTG ACGCCCTAACAGTGGGCGAATTGGCATTGAATTTGGTCCATTCGGAATTTCGTAGCAACGGGCTGCTAAGACTAACGTATTCGATTAACAATACGGACAACAGTTTGGTGCTTGAACTACGACGAAATGAGATGACATTACCGGCCGGTTTGGTCAGTCAACGACGGACGACTGATGGAGTGAAACGTCAGCTTCTGTCAGATGAAGTTTCCTGTCTCTTTACCGGAACTGCCATTTGGGACGAAAGGAGGAAGGCACGTGCCGCTCTGGATGTGTGCAATGGAATG AATGGTTATGGTTACATTTTTTCTGACCAGAGTCGTTACGTTGTTCGTCCGGTAGACGAGAATAGAAGCGGATTGGGCAGTTCATTTGCGGTTGGACGACGCGTCCGTCGGAGCACAGCAACAG GTGATGTGGACCTGGATGATGGTGGTGACGTACGTCGTAGCAGTTCAACGGATATGACTAACCTTGCTGAAGGAAAGAGAGTTCGTGTGGAAGTGGTATTGGTTGCAGACAACGACGTGCTGCACTTCTACGGGTACAAGACAGAATCGTATCTCCTCTCGCTTATGAATACA GTGTCAACTCTTTTCAAAGATGGATCACTGGTAGACACGGTGGACATTTCTTTGTCTGAACTCATCATTTTAGAAGAGAATGAT GTGGACTTGGCTGTCACTGCTAATGGTCATATGAGTTTGAAGAATTTCTGCAAATGGCAGATGTCTGCAACAAAGGAGACAGCTACTAGAGGACATCACCACATTTCCGTCCTCCTTACAAG AAAAGACATTTGTGAACAGGATGGACAAGATTGTCATGTATTAG GTTTGGCCAACTTCCAAGGAGCTTGCAGTGAAACTAGAAATTGTGCAATAGTTCAGGATACAGGATTACAGACAGTCGTCAGTCTTGCACATGAAATCGGGCATTT GTTGGGCATGAAACATGATGGCGATGGGAACGGATGCCTTACTGACAGTCATAGTTATATTATGGCAGCGAAATTGGGAGAACCAAATGGATTACATTCAAAGTGGTCAGACTGCAGTCGAGAGTATCTTACAGCCTTCTTAGA AAGCGAAAGTGCATCATGCTTGAAAAAGGTGTCACAACTTTCTACAAATCATGTTGGTCATCAACAGAAGGATGCTGGAAAACTGCCCGGCGAGGTGTTTACTCGGGAGGAGCAATGTGAGATCATGCACAGTCGAGGTGCAAAGCCTTGTCATTATTCA GGAAACACCACATGTGGTGTCATTTGGTGTTCCACGCCGACAAAACAAAGATGCATCACGTATGGAGTGAAATGGGCCGAGGGCACATCGTGTGGTTCAGAGAAG TGGTGCATGAATGGACAGTGTGTCAgtaagacaaacaagaaacttCCTCCTGTCAATGGTAGCTGGTCTGGGTGGAGTGAATTTGGATCCTGCAGTCGCACATGTGGTGGTGGAGTAAGATCCGCTCACAGAAAATGTGACAACCCCAG TCCTAGGAATGGAGGCAAGTACTGTCAGGGAGAACGTCATTTGTATAAATCTTGTTCTCTCGAAGCTTGTCCCAGAGGGAGTCTCTCATTTCGAGAAGCTCAATGTGCTCAATTTAACAACAAAGCAGTACGTGTTGGCGGAAGACTACTACTGACAACTTGGAAACCCAAACATGTAACAA AAAAGGGGCAGGAATGCCGACTGCTGTGTTATAACAATGACATATCTGTCCTTGTTGAAATGACTCCGGTTGTAAAAGATGGCACGCATTGTGGGGAGAAGGACAAAGGCATCTGCATTCGAGGCATTTGCGTG AGAACTGGATGCAATCATATCTTAGGATCAAACAAAGATTATGATCAATGTGGTGTTTGTGGTGGCGATGGTAGCAGCTGTGATGTAGTAAGTGGCACCTATAAAGCTAAAAACCGAG GTTTTAACACTGTTGTCGAAGTGCCCAAGGGTGCAGTCAATATCCAAGTTGATCAGCCATCTTTCTCATATAGAGACGGCACTTACCTCG CTCTACAAAACAGTAAAGGCAGTTACTATTTCAACAACTTCTACATTGTAACACAAGCTCGAACTTACCAAGCAGCGGGCACTGTTGTAAAATACAGTGGAGCGTCATCATCTCCGGAGCAAATAGTAGCTAAAGGACCACTTGACGACCAACTTTTGGTCAAG GTGCTGAACTTGAGAGCTAACCCACCTGTAGTTCATTTTTCATACGCGGTACCTAAAGCTTCTTATAGAATACAAAACAACACGAGTGCTTGGCAAGGAGACGCACCACTGCAGCAACAGTACGTGTGGGTTTACGAGAGGAAGTGGTCCACTTGCAGCAAACAGTGCGAAG GTGTACAGTTTAGAAGAGTAACTTGCAAAGGGGCGCAGACGAACGAAGTTGTCAGCAACTTGCTATGCAATGGCATTAGAAAGCCGACAGAGCATTCCCGACAGTGCAACACCGAGTGTCCCACCAG CTGGGTTGTTCGAACTAAGTCTCGTTGTTCGGTTTCTTGTGGTGGAGGAATATCTACAAGGCTCGTCTTCTGTGTACAAATGATTGGGACACCGGAAGAGAAACGGGTGTCCGACAGCAAGTGTTCTAAACCTCGTCCATCTGATGTCATACAGTGTCATACAAATCCTTGCCCGGCATGGAAAGCATCAGATTGGAATGAA TGCTCGAATAGATGTGGACACGGCATGCAGCAAAGAACCGTGAAGTGTACGAGTGCCGACAGCGATGTGTCGGTTTCAGGATGCAATCCTCGTCAAAAACCTGTCTCCGTTCGTTCGTGCTCTGACCTCACCTGTCCCGTCTGGGTTGTGCAAAACTGGACAACA TGTTCACATTCCTGTGGGGGTGGATTACAAAGTGGTAGCATCGTCTGTCGCAGTCAAGGTGGCCAGGATATCTTACCCGTTTTCTGCCAACATATTCGTAAGCCACAATCATCGAGGAGCTGCAACGAACACAATTGTTCACAGTGGCGAGCGAGTAGCTGGAGTCAG TGCTCGAAGAAATGTGGAAGTGGCATCAAGACCAGAACTGTGAACTGCATGTACAACAATCGTAATGTAGACTCATTGTTGTGTGCAAGTTTGAGTAAACCATTGCAGTCCATGTCGTGTGTGTCATCAAACGAATGTGGTCAATGGAGAGTCGGTCAGTGGCGACAG tgtCCCGGGCGGTGTGTCAGAGGGGTGCAAACAAGGCTTATCTGGTGTCAGGACCGACAAGGAAAGAGATTGCCGTTTGCGGGTTGTAATCGAAATACACAGCCGAGTGTTGTAAGATCGTGTAGGGCAATGTGTCCCGTATGGCAATCATTTTCATGGAGTCAG TGTACTGTCAGTTGTGGTGGTGGATTGCAAAGGCGCTCAGTGCGTTGCATCGACGATGTATCCGGCCAGGTGTTACATACGAGTGCTTGTTCGCAAACGATCAAACCATCAGTGGTACAACAGTGTGGAGTCTCATCTTGTCACGCATGGCATGCTAGTGACTGGCAAACG TGTTCTTGCGATGGGGTACAGAGTAGGGATGTGGTCTGCACTGATGCTGGAGGCGAACGTGTGGATGACAGTGAATGCAGTGACTTGGAGAGACCTGCGAGCGATCAGTCGTGTATCATCGATCAAGCCGTGTGCTCTAACAGCCATTGGCTTAAAACAAATTGGAGTGAC TGTAGTGTGGATTGTGGGAGAGGCGAACGGCAGCGAGATGTCTACTGTGTAGACAGCAGAGGAAACAGAGTTGCCGACACCGAGTGTCGAGGAAGACGACCTCGTGACCGACGGACGTGCATTGTAAAATATGGTTGTGGCCAGTGGGTGACCGGAAAGTGGGACAAG tGTCCGACGAACTGTGGTCCTCGAGTTCGTCAACGTTCCATTAAATGTGTTGCACGCGATGGATCTCTCGCCACGACTTGTGACCCGAGTTCCAAACCTACAGACAGTAGACCGTGTCGTCAGAAA TGCTAG
- the LOC134185589 gene encoding armadillo repeat-containing protein 7-like, whose protein sequence is MFSSHASLKRRTGGNGTDRFQFIQSLVSEFQDTSSKACREQIVANLANFAYDPINYEHLRRLNVLDLFLDMLSEDNETLVEFAIGGICNLCLDPLNRHHVVSNSGIPLIVQCLASSNEETVLSAMLTMKYLETSETRQQIRSDPVVECMTKYSSSSNARLRNLATVFLQDGPPTVQ, encoded by the coding sequence ATGTTTAGTTCTCATGCTAGTTTAAAGAGGAGGACAGGTGGTAATGGAACAGACCGCTTCCAGTTTATTCAGTCTCTAGTGTCCGAATTCCAAGATACGTCGAGCAAGGCTTGCAGAGAACAGATTGTAGCCAATCTTGCCAATTTCGCGTACGATCCGATCAACTACGAGCATCTACGACGTCTAAACGTACTGGATCTGTTTCTGGATATGCTGTCGGAAGACAACGAAACCCTGGTCGAGTTCGCTATTGGAGGCATCTGTAATCTGTGTCTAGATCCGCTCAACAGACATCATGTTGTTTCTAACAGCGGGATCCCACTTATAGTGCAGTGCCTAGCGAGTTCTAACGAAGAAACAGTGCTGTCCGCCATGTTGACGATGAAATATCTGGAAACATCCGAGACGAGACAGCAGATCCGATCCGATCCTGTGGTTGAGTGTATGACGAAGTATTCGAGCTCCAGCAACGCTCGCCTTCGCAATCTTGCTACAGTGTTCTTGCAGGACGGACCGCCAACTGTACAGTAG
- the LOC134185590 gene encoding alkylsulfatase-like produces the protein MSCANGPYSVTPLPLVGAEVRGIDLKQNTPTSVVERIKQDVYLHRLLVFKYQGVISGERQVEISKWFGDLESTFYKHPRSPHLDVFRVSNDASEGCTNVGRTGWHIDGSFMHEPFSHSIYHMVNVPKSGNTGFTPLNELVQQLNPERRARWNRLWMVSDRRDLVVHPLMYHHPHTGKETLCFHLGMTQAFIWDSGSIVERLTDWPETKEILAEIDSEVIRDNGKYTYSHKWEEGDFIISDNLAVGHEASQETQYPVEDVGLRVLHRTTIKGTSKPQKRLLES, from the exons ATGTCCTGTGCGAACGGTCCCTACAGTGTCACTCCTCTGCCACTTGTTGGAGCAGAAGTTCGTGGTATCGACCTGAAACAGAACACACCCACTAGTGTTGTGGAAAGAATAAAACAAGACGTCTATCTGCATCGACTTTTAGTCTTCAAGTATCAGGGCGTTATCTCGGGGGAGAGACAAGTTGAAATCAGCAAGTGGTTTGGTGACCTCGAATCGACGTTTTACAAGCATCCGCGCTCGCCGCACCTGGACGTATTTCGTGTCTCTAATGACGCCAGCGAGGGGTGCACTAACGTGGGTCGAACTGGGTGGCATATCGACGGCAGCTTCATGCATGAACCGTTCAGTCACTCAATATACCATATGGTGAATGTGCCCAAGAGTGGAAATACCG GTTTTACTCCCTTGAATGAATTGGTGCAACAATTGAATCCTGAAAGACGTGCTAGATGGAATCGTCTCTGGATGGTTAGTGACAGACGAGATCTTGTAGTTCATCCTCTAATGTACCATCATCCACACACGGGGAAAGAG ACACTTTGTTTCCACCTGGGAATGACTCAAGCCTTTATTTGGGATAGTGGAAGCATTGTTGAGAGACTTACAGATTGGCCAGAGACAAAAGAGATATTGGCAGAGATTGATTCAGAAGTGATTCGAGACAATGGAAAGTACACCTATTCACATAAG TGGGAAGAGGGTGATTTCATAATCTCCGATAATCTTGCTGTTGGTCATGAAGCTTCACAAGAAACACAATATCCAGTTGAAGATGTTGGTCTTCGAGTACTTCATAGGACGACAATCAAGGGAACTAGTAAACCTCAGAAGAGACTCCTTGAATCATAA
- the LOC134185826 gene encoding uncharacterized protein LOC134185826, which translates to MKALRWVSHKSLFEEDFFCVIDKLLDINEFEGNFYCQVEQLIQLSEIPQACVVYPNLYFYSDSILKHLVIQTGMHSKLLTIVVCFNKCFINSVRKSELEPCPCIGHFYPSHLRSFIALLSISPSDVDDVRTHINRMSDTLVNVQTKERDWHSELHWMVLKFGWWTNVAVDIIITMGEIDCFHGAAVLLGIYLDYRDWIEIAKVKQLVSFVLLCVNCQDNYQDFAGCLSLDKTELLFVQQLMFLVLSSHHFWTQTNGKGDKICHLIDMLKKLFDGDGTSLLAMTLDVARCHLTRCPSGLHESGTCIQHQASCRSLVRFVKMLQKCIVDELHRNQAESKLKTETAMASLLADISKFVERMSISTGSVL; encoded by the coding sequence ATGAAGGCTCTTCGATGGGTTTCTCATAAGAGTCTTTTTGAAGAAGACTTTTTCTGTGTTATAGACAAGCttcttgatatcaatgaatttGAAGGAAATTTCTATTGCCAAGTCGAGCAGCTCATTCAATTGTCAGAAATACCTCAAGCTTGTGTTGTGTATCCTAATCTTTATTTCTACTCAGATAGTATCTTAAAGCATCTAGTCATTCAGACGGGAATGCATTCGAAATTGTTAACGATTGTAGTTTGCTTCAACAAGTGCTTTATTAACAGTGTGAGGAAATCTGAATTAGAACCATGTCCTTGTATCGGTCACTTTTATCCATCACATCTTAGATCTTTCATTGCTCTATTAAGCATCAGTCCAtctgatgttgatgatgtcaGGACACACATCAATCGGATGAGTGATACTCTCGTTAATGTTCAGACGAAAGAACGGGATTGGCATTCTGAGCTGCATTGGATGGTATTGAAATTTGGTTGGTGGACAAATGTTGCTGTTGACATAATTATAACAATGGGTGAAATCGACTGCTTTCACGGGGCAGCAGTATTGCTAGGTATCTACTTGGACTATAGGGATTGGATAGAGATAGCAAAAGTCAAACAACTCGTGTcctttgttttattgtgtgtcaATTGCCAAGATAATTATCAAGACTTTGCTGGATGTTTGTCATTGGATAAAACTGAGCTTCTGTTTGTCCAGCAATTGATGTTTCTTGTGTTGTCTTCTCATCATTTTTGGACACAAACGAATGGCAAAGGTGACAAGATTTGTCATCTTATTGATATGTTGAAGAAATTGTTTGATGGAGATGGTACCAGCTTGTTGGCAATGACCTTGGATGTTGCACGTTGTCATCTGACTCGGTGTCCGTCTGGTTTGCATGAATCTGGTACATGTATTCAACATCAAGCTTCATGTCGATCTCTTGTACGTTTTGTCAAGATGTTGCAGAAATGCATAGTTGACGAGCTACACAGAAATCAAGCAGAAAGCAAACTTAAAACTGAGACTGCTATGGCATCTCTTTTGGCTGATATTTCAAAATTTGTTGAACGGATGTCTATTTCTACAGGCTCTGTTTTGTAG
- the LOC134185827 gene encoding uncharacterized protein LOC134185827 isoform X2, which produces MATASTAPLFSRYHPMIPKCYVPPWQLDMNNRRFIIENCNFSGLENWKGHVTMFLDSRERLGETVVVKQKRIPRRLWHFRASALSKYNSSLMARRSATD; this is translated from the exons ATGGCAACAGCAAG TACAGCACCGTTATTTTCGAGATACCATCCGATGATTCCAAAATGCTACGTTCCTCCGTGGCAGTTGGACATGAACAACAGGCGCTTCATCATTGAG AACTGTAACTTCTCTGGATTAGAGAACTGGAAAGGACACGTCACGATGTTCTTGGATTCTAGAG AGAGGTTGGGTGAAACAGTGGTAGTCAAACAGAAACGCATACCAAGGCGCCTGTGGCATTTCCGAGCATCTGCTTTGTCCAAGTACAACAGCAGTTTGATGGCCAGGAGATCGGCCACTGACTGA
- the LOC134185827 gene encoding uncharacterized protein LOC134185827 isoform X1: protein MATASSTAPLFSRYHPMIPKCYVPPWQLDMNNRRFIIENCNFSGLENWKGHVTMFLDSRERLGETVVVKQKRIPRRLWHFRASALSKYNSSLMARRSATD, encoded by the exons ATGGCAACAGCAAG TAGTACAGCACCGTTATTTTCGAGATACCATCCGATGATTCCAAAATGCTACGTTCCTCCGTGGCAGTTGGACATGAACAACAGGCGCTTCATCATTGAG AACTGTAACTTCTCTGGATTAGAGAACTGGAAAGGACACGTCACGATGTTCTTGGATTCTAGAG AGAGGTTGGGTGAAACAGTGGTAGTCAAACAGAAACGCATACCAAGGCGCCTGTGGCATTTCCGAGCATCTGCTTTGTCCAAGTACAACAGCAGTTTGATGGCCAGGAGATCGGCCACTGACTGA